The Panicum hallii strain FIL2 chromosome 9, PHallii_v3.1, whole genome shotgun sequence genome has a window encoding:
- the LOC112875955 gene encoding TATA-binding protein 2-like isoform X1, producing MSVAVDPVAAGLGTSGGGAIGVGVGGGAAAMDGARPVDLARHPSGIVPALQNIVSTVNLDCQLDLKMIALQARNAEYNPKRFAAVIMRIREPKTTALVFASGKMVCTGAKSEEHSKLAARKYARIIQKLGYPAKFKDFKIQNMVGSCDVKFPIRLEGLAYSHGAFSNYEPELFPGLIYRMKHPKIVLLIFVSGKIVLTGAKVREEIYTAFENIYPVLTEYRKCQKW from the exons ATGTCTGTGGCGGTGGAtccggtggcggcggggctggGGACGAGCGGAGGCGGCGCGATCGGGGtgggggtgggaggcggcgcggcggcgatggaCGGGGCGCGGCCGGTGGACCTCGCCAGGCACCCGTCCGGCATCGTCCCCGCCCTCCA GAACATTGTCTCAACAGTCAATTTGGATTGCCAGTTGGATCTGAAAATGATTGCCTTACAGGCTCGTAATGCAGAGTACAATCCAAAG CGTTTTGCTGCAGTTATCATGAGGATACGGGAGCCGAAGACAACAGCTCTAGTGTTTGCTTCAGGGAAGATGGTTTGCACCGGAGCAAAGAGTGAAGAACATTCAAAGCTTGCTGCAAGGAAG TATGCGCGAATCATCCAGAAGCTTGGGTACCCAGCCAAGTTCAAG GATTTCAAGATCCAGAATATGGTTGGctcttgtgatgtaaaatttccgATTCGTTTGGAGGGCCTTGCTTATTCACATGGTGCCTTTTCTAAT TATGAGCCGGAGCTCTTTCCTGGGCTGATTTACCGTATGAAGCACCCTAAGATCGTGCTCCTAATTTTTGTTTCCGGCAAGATTGTTCTTACTGGAGCCAAGGTGCGCGAAGAGATATACACCGCCTTTGAGAACATCTACCCGGTGCTAACTGAGTACAGGAAATGTCAGAAATGGTAA
- the LOC112875955 gene encoding TATA-binding protein 2-like isoform X2, with protein MSVAVDPVAAGLGTSGGGAIGVGVGGGAAAMDGARPVDLARHPSGIVPALQNIVSTVNLDCQLDLKMIALQARNAEYNPKRFAAVIMRIREPKTTALVFASGKMVCTGAKSEEHSKLAARKYARIIQKLGYPAKFKDFKIQNMVGSCDVKFPIRLEGLAYSHGAFSNYEPELFPGLIYRMKHPKIVLLIFVSGKIVLTGAKVREEIYTAFENIYPVLTEYRKCQK; from the exons ATGTCTGTGGCGGTGGAtccggtggcggcggggctggGGACGAGCGGAGGCGGCGCGATCGGGGtgggggtgggaggcggcgcggcggcgatggaCGGGGCGCGGCCGGTGGACCTCGCCAGGCACCCGTCCGGCATCGTCCCCGCCCTCCA GAACATTGTCTCAACAGTCAATTTGGATTGCCAGTTGGATCTGAAAATGATTGCCTTACAGGCTCGTAATGCAGAGTACAATCCAAAG CGTTTTGCTGCAGTTATCATGAGGATACGGGAGCCGAAGACAACAGCTCTAGTGTTTGCTTCAGGGAAGATGGTTTGCACCGGAGCAAAGAGTGAAGAACATTCAAAGCTTGCTGCAAGGAAG TATGCGCGAATCATCCAGAAGCTTGGGTACCCAGCCAAGTTCAAG GATTTCAAGATCCAGAATATGGTTGGctcttgtgatgtaaaatttccgATTCGTTTGGAGGGCCTTGCTTATTCACATGGTGCCTTTTCTAAT TATGAGCCGGAGCTCTTTCCTGGGCTGATTTACCGTATGAAGCACCCTAAGATCGTGCTCCTAATTTTTGTTTCCGGCAAGATTGTTCTTACTGGAGCCAAGGTGCGCGAAGAGATATACACCGCCTTTGAGAACATCTACCCGGTGCTAACTGAGTACAGGAAATGTCAGAAATG A
- the LOC112876456 gene encoding probable serine/threonine-protein kinase PBL16: MGNCLGGSSYVNKVSSTAKPESPPKIQSPSERDRSEERKLPSNPGEVEALRRGASSAARNPLVAFSFAELRRVANDFRKDAQIGGGGFGRVYKGSFSPPGDAALLPVAVKVHDGDNSFQGHREWLAEVIFLGQLSHPNLVKLVGYCCEGDHRVLVYEYLPLGSVESHLFSRTSPPLPWAARMRIALGAARGLAFLHGAQPAPVIYRDFKTSNILLGAGFHAKLSDFGLAKDGPVGEASHVSTRVMGTYGYAAPEYMMTGHLTASSDVYSYGVVLLELLTGRRSLDRSRPPREQALTDWALPALPHKKRVMGIVDPRLLQGGDGDEGAPPARAVQKAAMLAYHCLNRNPKARPLMRDVVASLEPLQQPPEEPGAAA, from the exons ATGGGGAACTGCTTAGGGGGGAGCTCCTACGTCAACAAGGTCTCCTCCACTGCAAAGCCAG AGTCTCCACCCAAGATCCAGAGCCCCTCGGAGCGGGACCGGAGCGAGGAGCGCAAGCTTCCGTCGAACCCTGGCGAGGTGGAGGCCCTGCGTCGCGGCGCGTCGTCGGCGGCGCGGAACCCGCTCGTGGCCTTCTCCTTCGCCGAGCTCCGGAGGGTGGCCAACGACTTCCGCAAGGACGCGcagatcggcggcggcggcttcggccGCGTGTACAAAGGCTCCTTCTCGCCGCCCGGGGACGCGGCCCTGCTGCCGGTGGCCGTGAAGGTACACGACGGCGACAACAGCTTCCAGGGCCACCGCGAGTGGCTGGCGGAGGTGATCTTCCTGGGGCAGCTCTCCCACCCGAACCTGGTGAAGCTGGTGGGCTACTGCTGCGAGGGCGATCACCGCGTGCTGGTGTACGAGTACCTCCCCCTGGGCAGCGTGGAGTCCCACCTCTTCTCCCGCacgtcgccgccgctgccgtgggCGGCGCGGATGCGGATCGCGctgggcgcggcgcgcgggctggcgttCCTCCACGGCGCGCAGCCAGCGCCGGTGATCTACCGCGACTTCAAGACCTCCAACATCCTGCTGGGCGCCGGGTTCCACGCCAAGCTCTCCGACTTCGGGCTGGCCAAGGACGGGCCCGTCGGGGAGGCGTCGCACGTGTCGACGCGGGTGATGGGCACGTACGGGTACGCGGCGCCCGAGTACATGATGACGGGCCACCTCACGGCGTCCAGCGACGTGTACAGCTACGGCGTGGTGCTGCTGGAGCTGCTCACAGGGCGGCGGTCGCTGGACCGGTcgcggccgccgcgggagcaggcgcTCACCGACTGGGCGCTGCCGGCGCTGCCGCACAAGAAGAGGGTGATGGGCATCGTGGACCCGAGGCTGCTGCAGGGCGGGGACGGGGACGAaggcgcgccgccggcccgggCCGTGCAGAAGGCGGCCATGCTCGCGTACCACTGCCTGAACCGCAACCCCAAGGCGCGGCCGCTGATGCGCGACGTCGTGGCGTCGCTGGAGCCGCTGCAGCAGCCGCCCGAGGAGCCAGGCGCCGCCGCGTGA